The window TAACAACTTGCGCATGTTCTATTCTCCAGCGTTTATCATTTTTGCCTTTTAAAACGCTATTATAAATTTTTAGCATAACGCGATTGGCAGAATCACCAATGGCATGCGTACACATTTGAAAATTATGTGCAGAAATTTTAGCAGCAACCTCTTCAAAATGTTTAATATCACTTAATAAAAATCCAGATTTCTCGGGCATGTCTGTATAAGGTTTTAAAAGGCAGGCACCTCTAGAACCCAATGCGCCATCTGCGTAAACCTTAAATGAACGTACATTTAAGCGATCAGTTTTTATTGCTCCTCTTTTAAAAAGATAATCGTAATTCTGTGGAGCATCGGCAAGCATTACATACAAACGCATTTTGAGTTTATTTTCCTTTTGGAGTTTTTCGATAAACTCAACAGCTTGATAGGGCAATCCACAATCATCAATAGTGGTTAAGCCAGCTGCAAAACAATTTCTTTGTGCATCGGTAAAAATTTTCTCTGCCAATTTTGCATCCGGAGTTGGGATTTTACTTTCTACTAAATTTACCGCATTATCAATTAAAACACCAGTTAACTTACCATCCTGGATTAACATATCGCCGCCTTTAATACTTGTAGCTTGTTTTATTCCTGCATCATCAAAAGCTTTTTGGTTCGCAATTGCAGCATGACCATCAATTCGATTTAAAAACACTGGGCGATTAGGAAAAAGCTGCGTCAGTTTTTCATTGGTTGGAAAGGCTTTGTTTTTCCAATCATTCTGGTCCCAGCCATTACCTATTAACCAACCATCAGGATGAGTTTTAGCAAAATCAGTTAAGCGATCTAAAACTTCGTCCCACGATTTTGTTTCGCGTAAATCTGCTGTTTGCAGGCTTTGTCCGTAACCATAAAAATGGGCATGAGCATCTATAAAACCTGGATAAACAGCTCTACCTTCTGCATTAATTTCCTCTTTAGCTGAATATAGTTTTCTTATTTCAACAGTATTTCCAAGCTGGATAATTTTTCCATTTGCAACCGCGAAAGCTTCAACGGTATCAAACTTTGCATTCACCGTATAAACTTTGGCGTTATAAACAATTACGTCTACTTGCTTTTTTGAATTACAGGAAGATAAAAATATAATAAAAATTGCTGCGTATAAAATGGATTTCATATTGATAAAGATAGAAAATTGAAATCGTTTTGCTTTGTAAAATCAGTTTTACAGTGGAAAATTAATAACATTAAATTGATAACAGTTTTAGCTCTTCGAGTGCTAACCTAGGTTAAATAAACCCGACAGAAACGAACACGAATGCCGATTTTTCTTCGGCAAAGTAAAGTGGATGGCGGGACTGCAGCAGCCGAAGAACACAGATACTTGCTTTTCAAATAGTTGTAAATGACAAAAATTTAACCACAAAGTTCATAGAGAAAAGGCGCAATGTACACGAAGTTGGATTTATAATTTAGCTATTATTTACCTATAAAATATTTGGATTATTAATTGTGTTTAGCATCAGTCATTTACGTGTTGAGTTTTAAACATATCTGCATCCTTAAGCTTATTTTACATAATTTAGCAAATTCACATTGCCTTATTACATGACTGATATTATTCATTTATTGCCTGATGCTGTTGCCAATCAAATTGCTGCTGGAGAAGTTGTTCAACGACCTGCTTCTGCGGTAAAAGAATTGCTCGAAAATGCAATTGATGCGGGTGCAGATAAAATTCAATTGGTGATTAAAGATGCCGGAAAAGCGCTCATTCACATTATTGATAATGGTTGCGGAATGAGTGTTACCGATGCCAGAATGTGTTTTGAGCGCCATGCTACATCCAAAGTTAAAAAAGCTGAAGATTTATTTGCCATTAGAACCATGGGTTTTCGTGGCGAAGCAATGGCTTCTATTGCCGCAATTTCTCAAGTGGAAATGAAAACACGCAGGCATGAAGATGAAATTGGAACTTGCATAACGATTGAGGGAGCACAAGTGATTGCCCAAGAACCTGTTGCCACAACTGCAGGAACACAAATTTGGATCAAAAACTTATTTTTTAACACGCCTGCGAGAAGGAACTTTCTGAAAAGTAATCCCGTGGAAATGCGCCATATTATTGATGAATTTCAAAGAATAGCATTGGCACACCCAACGGTATTTTTTAGTTTATATCATGATGGAACTGAAATTTTTAATTTGCCAAAAGGTAATTTAAAGCAGCGGATTGTTCATTTATTTGGTAATAATTACAATGAAAGATTAGTCCCTGTTGAGGAAGAAACCACCATAATAAACTTAAAAGGATACATTGGGAAACCTGCGTTTGCTAAGAAAACCAGAGGTGAGCAATTCTTTTTTGTAAATAACCGTTTCATTAAAGATCCGTATTTGAACCACGCGGTAAGCTCTGCATTTGATGATCTTTTACCCGACGACAGCTACCCGCTTTATGTATTATTTATAGAGATTGATCCTGCAAAAATCGACGTAAATGTGCATCCTACAAAAACAGAAATTAAATATTTAGACGAAAAATCTATTTATGCCATTCTAAAATCGGCAGTTAAACGGTCTATTGGGCGCTATAATATTTCTCCTACATTAGATTTTGATCAGGAAACTGGGTTTAATAATATGATTTCGCCAAAAGCGATGGAAGATATTGTTCCGCCAAGCATCAATTTTAATCCAGATTTTAATCCATTTTCAAGCGAAAAAAAACCTTCAGAAAGGGAACTTCCTTTTTTGAGAAATCAGGAGGCGAGACCAAGTGCAAAAAAATGGGGTTCACTATATGAAATTACTCAGGAATCGGTTGTTGAACAATCTACTTTTTATGCCGATGATGCGATTTTTGAGACTAAGCAGAAACAATATATGCAATTGCATAACCGTTATATTGTTTCGCAAATTAAATCGGGTTTAATGGTTATTGATCAGCAAATGGCGCATGAAAGAATCCTTTATGAACGTTTTCTCGTACATCTCGACGACCGAAAAGGTGCCTCACAACAAAGTTTATTCCCACAAACCATTACCCTAAATGCCAACGATTTTGAGCTTGCAAAAAGTTTGTTGGATGATATTAAAAGTCTAGGTTTTGATGTGCGTGAATTTGGAAAAAACACACTGGTAGTGGAAGGTATTCCTGTTGATTTAGGTAGCAGTAATATTAATGAAACCCAGCTGTTTGAAGAGATGATAGAAGGTTTCAAAAATTCTCAGCAAGAATTAAAATTAAGTAAACGAGACAGCCTAGCTAGAAGTTTGGCAAAAAACAGCGCTATTAAAGCTGGAAAAACTTTAAGTCAGGAAGAAATGAATA is drawn from Pedobacter mucosus and contains these coding sequences:
- a CDS encoding amidohydrolase, translating into MKSILYAAIFIIFLSSCNSKKQVDVIVYNAKVYTVNAKFDTVEAFAVANGKIIQLGNTVEIRKLYSAKEEINAEGRAVYPGFIDAHAHFYGYGQSLQTADLRETKSWDEVLDRLTDFAKTHPDGWLIGNGWDQNDWKNKAFPTNEKLTQLFPNRPVFLNRIDGHAAIANQKAFDDAGIKQATSIKGGDMLIQDGKLTGVLIDNAVNLVESKIPTPDAKLAEKIFTDAQRNCFAAGLTTIDDCGLPYQAVEFIEKLQKENKLKMRLYVMLADAPQNYDYLFKRGAIKTDRLNVRSFKVYADGALGSRGACLLKPYTDMPEKSGFLLSDIKHFEEVAAKISAHNFQMCTHAIGDSANRVMLKIYNSVLKGKNDKRWRIEHAQVVNKEDFDLFGKSNIVPSVQPTHATSDMYWAGQRLGADRLKDAYAYKQLLKQNGWIPLGTDFPVENINPLLTFYAATVREDAKGFPKGGFQMENALTPQEALKGMTIWAAKANFEEQEKGSLEPGKLADFVILDHDILQASPQNILKTKVLKTYLNGEKVYEAK
- the mutL gene encoding DNA mismatch repair endonuclease MutL — protein: MTDIIHLLPDAVANQIAAGEVVQRPASAVKELLENAIDAGADKIQLVIKDAGKALIHIIDNGCGMSVTDARMCFERHATSKVKKAEDLFAIRTMGFRGEAMASIAAISQVEMKTRRHEDEIGTCITIEGAQVIAQEPVATTAGTQIWIKNLFFNTPARRNFLKSNPVEMRHIIDEFQRIALAHPTVFFSLYHDGTEIFNLPKGNLKQRIVHLFGNNYNERLVPVEEETTIINLKGYIGKPAFAKKTRGEQFFFVNNRFIKDPYLNHAVSSAFDDLLPDDSYPLYVLFIEIDPAKIDVNVHPTKTEIKYLDEKSIYAILKSAVKRSIGRYNISPTLDFDQETGFNNMISPKAMEDIVPPSINFNPDFNPFSSEKKPSERELPFLRNQEARPSAKKWGSLYEITQESVVEQSTFYADDAIFETKQKQYMQLHNRYIVSQIKSGLMVIDQQMAHERILYERFLVHLDDRKGASQQSLFPQTITLNANDFELAKSLLDDIKSLGFDVREFGKNTLVVEGIPVDLGSSNINETQLFEEMIEGFKNSQQELKLSKRDSLARSLAKNSAIKAGKTLSQEEMNTLIDELFACKTPNFSVSGKPIIQTITLMELDKKFDK